Below is a genomic region from Pedosphaera parvula Ellin514.
CATCTTCTGCATGTGTTCCAGAGTGATGATGTCGCAGTTACCGGTAGTGGTGACGTAGATGTCGCCAGTGCCGAGCGTGTCTTCGATCGTGGTGACTTCGAAACCTTCCATCGCGGCCTGGAGAGCGTTGATGGGGTCGATTTCAGTGACGATAACACGGGCGCCGAAACCGCGCAGGGAGTGAGCGGAGCCTTTGCCGACATCGCCATAACCGCAGACGACAGCGACCTTGCCCGCGACCATGACGTCGGTGGCGCGCTTGATGCCGTCAGCGAGGGATTCGCGGCAGCCGTAGAGATTGTCGAACTTCGACTTGGTGACGGAGTCGTTGACGTTGATGGCAGGGACGAGGAGCTTGCCGGCTTCCTTCATCTGATAGAGACGATGAACGCCAGTGGTGGTTTCTTCGCTGACACCTTTCCAATCCTTCACGACGCCGTGCCAGAACGTGGGGTTCTGTTTGTAGACGCGCTTGAGCAGGTTTTTAATGACCTGTTCTTCGTGGCTGCCGGAAGCGGAGTCGACCCACTTATCGCCATCTTCGAGTTGATAACCTTTGTGAATGAGCAGGGTGACATCACCGCCGTCGTCGACGACGAGTTCAGGGCCCTTGTCACCGGGGAAGGTAACGGCCTTGAGGGTGCAGTCCCAATATTCTTCGAGCGTTTCACCCTTCCAGGCGAAGACGGGGATGCCGGCCTTGGCGATGGCCGCGGCGGCGTTGTCCTGCGTGGAGAAGATGTTGCAGCTCGCCCAACGAACCGTAGCGCCGAGAGCAACGAGGGTTTCGATCAGCACAGCCGTTTGAATGGTCATGTGCAAGGAACCGGTGATGCGAACGCCCTTGAGCGGCTTGGTCGCGGCGTATTTTTGACGGATGGACATCAAGCCCGGCATTTCATGCTCGGCGATGTCGATTTCCTTGCGGCCCCATTCGGCGAGACCGATGTCCTTGATTTGAAATTCCTGTGCGGGTTTGCGGCCACCTTTGATGGCCTTGGCGCGGGCAGGGGATAATTTAACTTTAGCCATGATAATGATTTCCTTATTTAGCAGCGCGCTTCAGGGCGGCAGCTTTATCAGTTTTTTCCCAGGTAATGCTGTTCGTGTCGTCCACCTTGCCGAAGTGACCGTAGTTGGTGGTCTTGGAGTAGATCGGGCGGAGAAGATTCAATTGTTTGACGATGGCGGCAGGCTTGAAACTAAAGACTTCGCGAACCGCTTTCTCGATGGCTTCGTCGCTGACCGCGCCGGTGCCGAAAGTATTGACGCAGACGGAGACGGGATCAGGATGGCCGATGGCGTAGGCGAATTGGATTTCAGCGCAGGTTGCGAGGCCGGAAGCGACGATGTTCTTGGCGACGTAGCGGCCCATGTAGGCGGCGCTGCGGTCGACCTTCGAAGGGTCCTTGCCGCTGAATGCACCACCGCCGTGACGGCCCATGCCGCCGTAGCTATCGACGATGATCTTGCGGCCAGTCAGGCCGGTGTCGCCCTG
It encodes:
- the ahcY gene encoding adenosylhomocysteinase, with the protein product MAKVKLSPARAKAIKGGRKPAQEFQIKDIGLAEWGRKEIDIAEHEMPGLMSIRQKYAATKPLKGVRITGSLHMTIQTAVLIETLVALGATVRWASCNIFSTQDNAAAAIAKAGIPVFAWKGETLEEYWDCTLKAVTFPGDKGPELVVDDGGDVTLLIHKGYQLEDGDKWVDSASGSHEEQVIKNLLKRVYKQNPTFWHGVVKDWKGVSEETTTGVHRLYQMKEAGKLLVPAINVNDSVTKSKFDNLYGCRESLADGIKRATDVMVAGKVAVVCGYGDVGKGSAHSLRGFGARVIVTEIDPINALQAAMEGFEVTTIEDTLGTGDIYVTTTGNCDIITLEHMQKMKDQAIVCNIGHFDNEIQIDRLNNAKGVNKLNIKPQVDKYTFADGHCIFMLAEGRLVNLGCAHGHPSFVMSNSFSNQTLAQLDLWANKEFYEPNVYRLPKKLDEEVARLHLKKIGVKLTKLTKKQADYLGVSPDGPYKPDHYRY